One genomic window of Gemmatimonadota bacterium includes the following:
- a CDS encoding Ldh family oxidoreductase, which yields MENERRVAAGALLDLVQAIFETCGMCEGDAHLLADSLVDADLGGVHSHGVLRVPEYVRKLTVDGVDPNGKPEVVKDNGACLVVDGGNSMGQIGAAFAMQRVIARARDIGIAAAGIRGSNHCGAVGYFARMALDCDMIGIATTNALPTMAPWGGAERILGINPLSVAIPAGREFPIVFDAAFSGSAHGKIRVYEQKGLTLPEGWAMDADGVPTTDPVKAIDGLLMPIGQFKGVALAMVMGILSSMLSGASYGTELGNMEDGPQAGEDGHFVAAIQVGAFEDVARFKARVDKAIEQIHACKRAPGVDRLFAPGEPEALRRNAYRKQGIPLNVVTLNDLKKTAEERGLAFTLGS from the coding sequence ATGGAGAATGAAAGGCGTGTGGCTGCTGGGGCGCTGCTGGATCTGGTGCAGGCGATTTTTGAGACGTGTGGGATGTGTGAAGGGGATGCACATCTGTTGGCGGATTCGCTGGTGGATGCAGATCTCGGCGGGGTGCATTCGCACGGGGTATTGCGCGTTCCCGAATACGTGAGGAAGTTGACGGTTGATGGCGTGGATCCAAATGGCAAACCCGAGGTGGTGAAGGATAATGGGGCGTGTCTGGTGGTGGATGGGGGCAATTCTATGGGGCAGATTGGGGCGGCGTTTGCGATGCAGCGGGTGATTGCTCGCGCTCGGGATATTGGTATAGCGGCCGCGGGGATTCGGGGCAGTAATCACTGTGGTGCCGTGGGGTATTTTGCGCGTATGGCGTTGGATTGCGATATGATTGGGATTGCGACGACCAATGCCCTGCCCACAATGGCTCCTTGGGGAGGTGCTGAGCGTATTCTGGGTATTAATCCCTTGAGTGTGGCGATTCCCGCGGGTAGGGAATTTCCCATTGTTTTTGACGCGGCGTTTTCTGGCTCTGCGCATGGGAAAATTCGCGTATATGAACAAAAAGGACTGACCCTGCCAGAAGGATGGGCTATGGATGCGGACGGGGTGCCGACGACCGATCCCGTAAAGGCGATAGATGGCCTGTTGATGCCGATTGGGCAATTTAAGGGTGTGGCACTGGCCATGGTGATGGGGATTTTGTCTTCTATGTTATCCGGCGCGAGCTATGGCACGGAATTGGGCAATATGGAAGATGGACCACAGGCAGGTGAAGATGGTCATTTTGTAGCGGCTATTCAGGTGGGTGCTTTTGAAGATGTGGCGAGATTCAAAGCGCGGGTTGACAAGGCGATTGAGCAGATTCATGCGTGCAAAAGGGCACCTGGGGTGGATCGGCTATTTGCCCCTGGTGAACCCGAAGCCCTGCGGCGGAATGCGTATCGCAAACAGGGCATACCGTTGAATGTCGTTACGTTAAATGATTTGAAGAAAACAGCAGAAGAACGAGGCCTGGCTTTTACGCTGGGCAGTTGA
- a CDS encoding phytanoyl-CoA dioxygenase family protein, translating into MLTDEQVQQFREDGYLVFESLIQGERLAYYKQVFDELVAEGRKLTGEVPHWTLELDEHGDPRAGLLHKIQGVCVVDARVLELAREPVILDRVAVLIGENIDVFGTKFFPKLPNGGTSTGWHQDNFYFGTDTDRIISCGIYLEDSDLENGCLRVVPGSHRMGEIFEHQKNIGRHGRWTEVDESQAVDLVIPAGTVVLFSANLLHGAYDNHSNRTRYSTAWHYLPEELNPEKFLKGIYKDRHVACKH; encoded by the coding sequence ATGTTGACTGACGAACAGGTGCAGCAGTTTCGAGAAGATGGGTATCTCGTTTTTGAAAGCCTGATTCAAGGCGAGCGATTGGCCTATTACAAGCAGGTGTTTGATGAACTGGTCGCAGAGGGGCGCAAACTGACCGGGGAGGTCCCGCACTGGACGCTCGAGTTGGACGAGCACGGTGACCCCCGGGCGGGTTTGTTGCACAAAATTCAGGGTGTTTGCGTGGTCGATGCCCGCGTGTTGGAACTGGCGCGTGAGCCGGTGATTTTAGACCGCGTGGCGGTATTGATTGGTGAAAATATCGATGTGTTTGGTACCAAGTTTTTTCCGAAGTTGCCCAATGGCGGTACGTCAACGGGGTGGCATCAGGATAATTTTTATTTTGGAACTGATACGGATCGCATTATCAGTTGCGGGATTTATCTGGAAGATTCAGATTTGGAGAATGGGTGTTTGCGGGTGGTGCCCGGTAGCCACCGGATGGGCGAGATTTTCGAGCACCAGAAAAATATAGGTAGGCACGGCCGTTGGACAGAGGTCGATGAATCGCAGGCTGTGGATCTGGTCATTCCCGCTGGTACGGTTGTTCTGTTTTCCGCCAATCTCCTGCACGGTGCTTATGATAACCACAGCAATCGCACGCGCTATAGCACGGCCTGGCATTATTTGCCGGAGGAACTCAATCCCGAAAAGTTTCTAAAGGGGATATACAAAGACCGGCATGTAGCGTGTAAGCATTGA
- a CDS encoding alpha-ketoacid dehydrogenase subunit beta: MRELTYGEAVKEAMAEEMRRDPTVFLMGEDVGKAGTVFKVLLGLHDEFGDDRVIDTPIAEAGLVGLGVGAALTGSRPIVDIMFGDFITLAMDQIVNQAAKLRYMSGGQAIVPITIRSTMGAGRSSAAQHSQSLHAWLAHIPGLKVAIPSTPADAKGLFKTAVRDDNPVVIYEDKMMYALKGMVPTEEDYTIPFGQAHIKREGDDVSLIATSSMVHVALEAADALAEQGISAEVVDPRTLVPLDRETLIESVVKTTRAVIIDEGYKSFGITGEIASIVYNGAFDYIDAPIVRLGAMDVPVPFSKPLEDATIPTPEDVIKAVQAMKIK, encoded by the coding sequence ATGCGTGAACTGACTTATGGCGAAGCCGTCAAAGAAGCCATGGCCGAAGAAATGCGCCGCGATCCCACAGTCTTTCTCATGGGCGAAGACGTCGGCAAAGCGGGCACCGTATTCAAAGTCCTCCTCGGTTTGCACGACGAATTTGGCGACGACCGCGTCATCGACACGCCCATTGCAGAAGCGGGTCTCGTAGGCCTTGGCGTTGGTGCTGCACTTACCGGCTCGCGCCCCATTGTCGATATCATGTTTGGCGACTTCATCACCCTGGCAATGGACCAGATCGTAAACCAGGCCGCCAAACTGCGCTACATGTCCGGTGGTCAGGCCATCGTGCCCATCACCATCCGCTCCACAATGGGCGCGGGACGTTCCTCTGCCGCGCAGCATTCGCAAAGCTTGCACGCCTGGCTCGCGCACATCCCCGGCCTCAAAGTCGCCATTCCCTCCACACCCGCCGACGCCAAGGGCCTCTTCAAAACCGCTGTTAGAGACGACAACCCCGTCGTCATTTACGAGGACAAAATGATGTACGCCCTCAAAGGCATGGTACCCACAGAAGAAGACTACACCATACCCTTTGGACAGGCGCACATCAAACGCGAAGGCGACGATGTCAGCCTCATCGCCACATCGAGCATGGTTCACGTCGCCCTCGAAGCTGCCGACGCCCTTGCCGAACAGGGCATAAGTGCCGAAGTCGTTGACCCGCGCACCCTCGTTCCGCTCGACAGAGAAACCCTCATCGAATCCGTAGTCAAAACCACCCGAGCCGTCATCATCGACGAAGGCTATAAAAGTTTTGGTATCACAGGGGAAATCGCCTCCATCGTCTATAACGGCGCCTTTGACTACATCGACGCACCCATCGTCCGCCTCGGCGCAATGGACGTACCCGTACCATTTAGCAAACCCCTCGAAGACGCCACAATTCCCACGCCCGAAGATGTGATCAAAGCCGTGCAGGCCATGAAAATCAAATAG
- a CDS encoding phytanoyl-CoA dioxygenase family protein, translating into MSVSIARLPDCPEALGDGLVAQFHRDGYLAFENVLTAEEVEAARTALSEITGWLMDEARAGRARVREEKPGTRGNYAGVQVQELDGEFGIHFESSVADPLSLANAEAELKFRKLHGYHQAHPTFRALVEHPRIKGFVERVLEQKVVLKNEMALSKPPFIGSEKPWHQDNAYFDWLPLEAVATAWITLDDATVENGCMHVLPGRHKGEAFKHVHTIDCQIVEGRLDYSDAVPLEMKAGGAMIFSAMLPHQTPPNRSPHRRRALQFQYRGENTRQVSREEFGRVFAEVDGTPATCALAERVDG; encoded by the coding sequence ATGTCTGTGTCGATAGCGCGTTTACCGGATTGTCCAGAGGCCCTGGGCGATGGCCTGGTGGCGCAATTTCACCGGGATGGGTATCTCGCATTTGAAAATGTGTTGACTGCCGAAGAGGTCGAGGCCGCTCGGACAGCTTTGAGCGAGATCACGGGATGGCTGATGGACGAGGCACGCGCGGGACGGGCACGGGTTCGGGAAGAAAAACCCGGGACAAGGGGGAACTATGCTGGCGTTCAGGTGCAGGAATTGGATGGCGAGTTCGGTATCCACTTTGAGTCAAGTGTTGCAGACCCTCTTTCATTGGCAAATGCCGAAGCCGAGCTTAAATTTCGCAAGCTGCATGGGTATCATCAGGCGCATCCCACGTTTCGAGCTCTGGTCGAACATCCGCGTATCAAGGGATTTGTGGAACGCGTTCTGGAGCAGAAGGTGGTTTTGAAAAACGAGATGGCTCTTTCCAAGCCGCCGTTTATCGGATCGGAAAAGCCCTGGCATCAGGACAATGCCTATTTTGACTGGTTGCCTTTAGAGGCGGTTGCTACAGCGTGGATTACGCTGGACGACGCAACGGTGGAGAATGGGTGCATGCATGTGTTGCCCGGCAGACATAAGGGCGAGGCATTCAAACACGTACATACGATTGACTGTCAGATTGTGGAAGGTCGGTTGGATTATAGCGATGCGGTTCCACTGGAAATGAAGGCGGGAGGGGCGATGATCTTTTCGGCGATGCTACCCCATCAGACGCCTCCAAACCGCAGTCCGCACCGCCGCAGGGCACTGCAATTTCAGTATCGCGGAGAGAATACGCGGCAGGTTTCTCGGGAGGAATTTGGAAGAGTGTTTGCAGAGGTAGATGGAACGCCAGCCACCTGTGCGCTGGCCGAACGAGTGGATGGGTAA
- a CDS encoding ThuA domain-containing protein translates to MSRKALMVWGGWQGHEPKECVDIFAPLLEADGFDVDVRDSMDVYTDADYMSELSVVVPCWTMGSIEKEQEQGLQGAVKSGVGLAGWHGGMCDAFRNNTGYQWMTGGQWVSHPGGVIDYEVNIVPEKADDPIVAGLSDFAMHSEQYYMHTDPGNEVLVTTTFETDVAPWVNGCVMPVVWKRMWGSGRVFYSSLGHKAVDFDVPEAKEIQRRGINWAAR, encoded by the coding sequence ATGAGCAGGAAAGCTTTGATGGTATGGGGTGGTTGGCAAGGGCATGAGCCAAAGGAATGTGTGGATATTTTTGCGCCGTTGCTGGAAGCAGATGGGTTTGATGTGGATGTTCGCGATTCAATGGATGTTTATACGGATGCGGATTACATGTCGGAACTGAGCGTGGTTGTGCCTTGTTGGACGATGGGGAGTATTGAGAAAGAACAGGAGCAGGGGCTTCAAGGGGCGGTTAAGAGCGGTGTTGGACTGGCGGGGTGGCACGGTGGGATGTGCGATGCGTTTCGCAATAATACGGGCTATCAGTGGATGACGGGCGGGCAGTGGGTGTCGCATCCGGGTGGGGTGATCGATTATGAGGTCAATATTGTGCCGGAAAAAGCGGATGATCCGATTGTGGCGGGGCTGAGCGATTTTGCGATGCATTCCGAGCAGTATTATATGCATACCGATCCGGGTAATGAAGTGCTGGTGACGACGACTTTTGAGACCGATGTGGCCCCCTGGGTCAATGGTTGTGTGATGCCGGTGGTTTGGAAACGCATGTGGGGTTCAGGGCGGGTGTTTTACTCTTCTCTGGGGCACAAAGCCGTGGATTTTGATGTGCCAGAGGCAAAAGAGATCCAGCGGCGCGGTATTAACTGGGCTGCGCGTTGA